A section of the Streptomyces sp. V3I8 genome encodes:
- a CDS encoding ABC transporter substrate-binding protein, whose amino-acid sequence MPFARPARPAALLLCGAVLLTGCGAADPPGAEAGAAAVTLDDCGHTVRVESPPRRAVALNQGAAEIMLSLGLADRMAGTATWTDPVLKGLEKADAQVPRIADNSPSFERVLDADPDFVAASFASTLGKGGVATREQFEKLGVPAYVAPSDCAGKDNTGDGDGARAKPLGIDAVYGEIHDLARIFGVEDRGDELVAGLERRMAKATSGVDASGVSLLFWFANSASPYMAGCCGSPGIMTRALGARNVFDDTHEEWPQINWETVADRDPDVLVIGDLTRRSQTAESARKKIEFLESDPVTRNMTAVRKKRYVLLSGQALNPTIRTVEGVERVAAALREFGLAG is encoded by the coding sequence GTGCCCTTCGCACGCCCCGCCCGCCCCGCTGCCCTGCTCCTGTGCGGCGCCGTCCTGCTGACCGGCTGCGGAGCGGCCGACCCGCCCGGTGCCGAGGCCGGAGCGGCCGCCGTCACCCTGGACGACTGCGGCCACACCGTACGCGTGGAGTCCCCGCCCCGGCGGGCCGTGGCCCTCAACCAGGGTGCCGCCGAGATCATGCTGTCGCTGGGTCTCGCCGACCGCATGGCCGGCACCGCGACCTGGACCGATCCCGTGCTGAAGGGCCTGGAGAAGGCCGATGCGCAGGTGCCGCGCATCGCCGACAACAGCCCCTCCTTCGAACGGGTCCTGGACGCCGACCCCGACTTCGTGGCCGCCTCGTTCGCGTCCACGCTCGGCAAGGGAGGCGTCGCCACCCGGGAGCAGTTCGAGAAGCTCGGCGTACCCGCGTACGTCGCGCCCTCCGACTGCGCGGGCAAGGACAACACCGGAGACGGCGACGGCGCCCGCGCGAAACCGCTCGGCATCGACGCCGTCTACGGCGAGATACACGACCTGGCCAGGATCTTCGGCGTCGAGGACAGGGGCGACGAGCTCGTCGCCGGACTGGAGCGGCGGATGGCGAAGGCCACCTCGGGCGTCGACGCCTCCGGCGTCTCCCTCCTCTTCTGGTTCGCCAACTCCGCGTCGCCCTACATGGCGGGCTGCTGCGGATCCCCCGGCATCATGACCCGGGCGCTGGGCGCGAGGAACGTCTTCGACGACACCCACGAGGAATGGCCCCAGATCAACTGGGAGACGGTGGCCGACCGCGACCCCGACGTCCTGGTCATCGGCGACCTGACCCGCAGGTCGCAGACCGCCGAGTCCGCGAGGAAGAAGATCGAGTTCCTGGAGTCCGACCCGGTCACCAGGAACATGACCGCCGTCAGGAAGAAGCGGTACGTCCTGCTCAGCGGACAGGCGCTGAACCCGACCATCCGTACCGTCGAGGGCGTCGAGCGGGTGGCCGCCGCCCTGCGGGAGTTCGGGCTCGCGGGGTGA
- a CDS encoding iron ABC transporter permease — MTRPRVGTLCAAGGALLVGSVALAITIGPADIGVGDVWSVVAAHLGRGGTRLSPVRDGIVWQLRLPRTLLAAVCGAGLAVCGAVMQSLLRNPLADPFVLGVSSGASTGAVLVVVLGAGGGLLSVSGGAFLGALLSFGLVLLLSHTLGGTTDRVVLSGVAAMQLFSALTSFVVMTAADAETTRGVLFWLLGSLGGVGWTDVWVCAAVLAVALVVCLAYARTLDAFAFGQDAAASLGVSVARTRLVLLCATALLTAALVSSAGAIGFVGLVLPHAARALVGSGHARLLPVAALTGAVFLVWVDTLARTVLDPQEVPVGVVTSLIGVPVFVLVLYRTRRTR; from the coding sequence GTGACCCGGCCGCGCGTGGGAACACTCTGCGCGGCCGGTGGGGCCCTGCTCGTCGGCTCCGTCGCCCTCGCGATCACGATCGGCCCCGCGGACATCGGTGTCGGTGACGTCTGGTCCGTGGTCGCGGCCCATCTCGGCCGGGGCGGCACGCGGTTGAGCCCCGTCCGGGACGGGATCGTCTGGCAGCTGCGGCTGCCGCGCACCCTCCTGGCCGCCGTCTGCGGCGCCGGACTGGCCGTGTGCGGCGCGGTCATGCAGTCCCTGCTGCGCAACCCCCTCGCCGACCCGTTCGTCCTCGGGGTGTCCTCGGGCGCCTCCACCGGCGCGGTCCTCGTGGTCGTCCTCGGGGCCGGCGGCGGCCTGCTGTCCGTGTCCGGGGGCGCGTTCCTCGGCGCGCTCCTCTCGTTCGGTCTGGTCCTGCTGCTCAGCCACACCCTCGGCGGGACGACGGACCGGGTCGTGCTCAGCGGCGTCGCCGCGATGCAGCTCTTCTCCGCCCTCACCTCCTTCGTCGTGATGACCGCCGCCGACGCCGAGACCACCCGGGGCGTGCTGTTCTGGCTGCTCGGCTCGCTGGGCGGCGTCGGCTGGACCGACGTCTGGGTCTGCGCCGCGGTGCTGGCGGTCGCCCTGGTGGTCTGCCTGGCGTACGCGCGCACGCTCGACGCGTTCGCCTTCGGCCAGGACGCCGCCGCAAGCCTCGGGGTGTCCGTGGCCCGCACCCGGCTGGTGCTGCTGTGCGCGACGGCCCTCCTGACGGCCGCGCTGGTCAGCTCGGCGGGCGCCATCGGCTTCGTGGGCCTCGTCCTGCCGCACGCGGCCCGGGCGCTGGTGGGCTCCGGCCACGCGCGGCTGCTGCCGGTCGCCGCCCTCACCGGCGCGGTGTTCCTGGTGTGGGTGGACACCCTGGCCCGTACCGTCCTCGATCCCCAGGAGGTGCCCGTCGGCGTGGTCACCTCGCTCATCGGCGTACCGGTGTTCGTACTGGTGCTGTACCGGACCCGGAGGACGCGATGA
- a CDS encoding ABC transporter ATP-binding protein — MTSAHTDGAAKEAAVPAAGLRARRVTRTADGRVILDGVSIGPAPGATVGLLGPNGSGKSTLLRLLAGVLAPASGVVTLDGRPLADLGRRDIARRVAVVEQQADTQVELSVLDVVRLGRVPHRRAWTPPSGADEKAVREALARTGLTDRARQSWHTLSGGERQRVQIARALAQEPRELLLDEPTNHLDIQHQLDLLTLVTSLPVTSVVALHDLNLAAMYCDQLVVLREGSVVAAGTPGDVLTEELIAGVYGVRAAVTREGADGRPHVRFLGTVDRPPARDPANTCPQ; from the coding sequence ATGACGAGCGCGCACACCGACGGCGCCGCGAAGGAGGCGGCCGTACCGGCTGCGGGACTCCGGGCCCGGCGCGTCACCCGTACCGCCGACGGCCGCGTCATCCTGGACGGCGTCAGCATCGGCCCCGCCCCCGGCGCCACCGTCGGCCTCCTCGGCCCGAACGGTTCCGGCAAGTCCACCCTCCTGCGGCTGCTCGCCGGCGTCCTCGCCCCGGCCTCGGGCGTCGTCACCCTCGACGGCCGCCCGCTCGCCGACCTGGGCCGCCGCGACATCGCCCGCCGTGTCGCGGTGGTCGAGCAACAGGCCGACACACAGGTCGAGTTGAGCGTCCTGGACGTCGTACGCCTCGGCCGTGTCCCGCACCGCCGCGCCTGGACACCCCCGTCCGGCGCCGACGAGAAGGCCGTCCGGGAGGCGCTGGCCCGCACCGGCCTCACCGACCGCGCCCGCCAGTCGTGGCACACCCTCTCCGGCGGCGAACGCCAACGCGTGCAGATCGCCCGCGCCCTGGCCCAGGAACCCCGCGAACTTCTCCTGGACGAACCGACCAACCACCTCGACATCCAGCACCAGCTCGACCTGCTGACCCTCGTCACCTCGCTCCCGGTCACCAGCGTCGTCGCCCTGCACGACCTGAACCTCGCGGCGATGTACTGCGACCAACTCGTCGTCCTGCGCGAGGGATCCGTGGTGGCCGCCGGAACCCCGGGCGACGTCCTCACCGAGGAGCTCATCGCCGGGGTGTACGGAGTCCGGGCCGCCGTGACGCGCGAGGGCGCCGACGGACGGCCGCACGTGCGCTTCCTGGGCACCGTGGACCGGCCGCCGGCCCGGGATCCCGCGAACACGTGTCCGCAATGA